DNA from Carassius carassius chromosome 25, fCarCar2.1, whole genome shotgun sequence:
TTAAATGAAGAACTGTCGAACCCCATTTTCAATTGATTTAATTTTAGGTGCACTCTATAAGAAAAGAAATAGCTCGTCCTGATAATGAACAGCATCTTTTCATCTGGCTCAGGCAAGAACTGTTTCCAAGTGACACATGTATGACAGTGCTAATGCTTGAAACTTCTCTGAGCCACAGGCCCCTGTCTTCAATTTGGCCAGTGAAATTTCATCACATCACTTCTTTGAATTATTACATGTGAGAGTAAATGTCTGCATGGCAAATTagtaaattaaatgataaattcaGAGGttgtacattatattattttctcATATTCTTTTCACTGTTGTTTTGTTGTGTCGAATTATCTCAAAgaacaaatatagtaaaaaaacaacaacaaaattagctTATATAACATATCGCGACATGCCTGAcaattctttttttcccctcttttttatttatttttttacttagtaACTTTTGGCAGCTATTTTAGCAGCCATGCAAGGTTTATTTCATTCTTTGTAAGAGTAATTGACTCATGTGGGACAGCACAGTTGCTCCATTATGAACATGAGAAAAGCTCTCCTCCTCACCAACTGTGGATATGGCATACAGACAGAATAGACCTTGTCGTGCCAAGCCACTTAAGCATTTATTTAGGGGTCTGTATCCAAGGGAAACTGAGAGAGGAGTTCACAACCCAATTAGCTGGTGGAGTGGCACCACTGGGACAATGCCATTGATCCGTATTCttagatattttaaatagaatcttttaaaatgatctttACCATAATCGACTGACATGCTAGGTGGTTTGAAACGATGTCCTTCTTGTAGAATGTGTGAAATGAAGactatttaaaatgcaaataatgttTAATGTCTGGCAAAGCAGCATAATTCACATAGAAATTCACTCCACTTTTGTGCTTTGCTTCCACCTTGTGTCAAAGAAAGGAACTGCCCAGACTGGCATGCATTGTACACGCTTTTAATTCACACTTCATGCATCCATATCATCAttgtcattaattattatttttttttttgtaatttgtaatttttaaattcTTTGATTAGAGCAGATATTTCAATTTCTGTCATGTCCCTGGGTGTCATGCATATCTAATCTCTAACATGATAAAACTGCagtttagaaaaataaattataggattttttattttagttttttcattttgctcggcatgtttacatttaaatgtattcatttagaaAATACTGATAGCCTAGCATAGTTCTTGCATTCTTATTTAGTCCTTATTTGCCGACAttaggtctattttttttttgtttgctgagCATATTTTCTGTTCTTTGTTTCCTTACCTTCCCAGAGATGATCTCAAATTGATGATCTAATTTTTAGATTACTGTTGATGTAATGTTAAAGCTCCAGACAAAAAATTAatccattttgtttaaaaatatatatatataaataaatgacaaaataataataataataatcatcttgCTGTAGTACAAAATATTGAACATCAAATCTCATTATCATTAGAACGGAGAGCACTTGTTCCAAATTCATATTCTCATTACATTGTTGCTTTCACATCCATAGCTGACTATGTTACTGTTCCTGTAATTCAGCAGCTGTTGGCTGGGTTGCAAAACAGGCCAAAGTGTATAAAGTGGGTTTTGGAGTTAAAGGCTCTTTTAAGGGCCATTTCCAGCAGAAATAAGTGAAGGCTAAAACAGAGACCCAGTGGCTGTATGGTCTTGCAGAGTCCCTCCAGAGTCTTGACTTTGAGTCTTGAAGGTTCTCTGACTCTCTGGTTCGACCCTTCTCCTTTCCTGGAGGAAGCCCTGTGAGcttgtaaagtaaaaaaattaataaaataaagaattgtTATGCAGCCTCATAATGAAACCTTTGCCCAAGCTAGAGCAACAAAAGATGCATTTGATGCCTAGCTTATTGGTCATCTACTAAAGCTGATATTATTAAACTGGGAATGCACACAATGAACAAATGTATAGCTTGAGTAGATTATAGTTCACATGTATTTGTTTGTAAAACCCTGCGCACTAACGCAcatcaaaaatgtatatataatattgctGAATATTTGTACTCCAAGTTATTCATGGCATGGTTATTTATGTTATACTGAATGTGCCTAACCAGTCTCAAATGTGTCATAACTCATTACACCAAATATTTCCCAGAAAGAAGAAAATTCAGGGCATATTAATATGGGCATATATTTCTGAAAACCTGCAGTTTGTATCTTCCCATAGTGAGAAACACATACAGAGAGAATGTATCTGGTTATGTCATACTTTCCAGAGACTAAAGGTCGCTTTTTTGTGTCTGTCCTTTCTGAAAAGAAGGGCTGGAGTCTTAAATGTCTTATGCTGGCTCCTCCAAAGCTATTCTTATCTGTGCTCTTACAGTTCCTATTACAGAAAACATCCATCAGCAGACATGCCACATCAGACACCAGCAGATAAACAAAACACATAACGCAGTGGGAAATAAGGTGTCACATCTTACTCTTTCAAGTCCCAAACAATCTTTAAGTTTATGCTCTCAAATAGGGTGTAACTGACAGTAGTTTCTGGATATAAAATTCTCTGTCTGGTTGAAAAGTGTCAAGCATATGATAAATTTCATATTCTGAAAGACAATCCCACATTTCATACTGTGCGCAGATGGCAAACGTTTTTGTCAATGTTCTGTAAAATGATTATTCttagatcaaaaaaaaaattgaaaaataaccCAAAAAAGTTTTCTAAGATGGCAACACAATTAATGCATCTCGATGCTGCTTTTCTTTTATGAACAATCAAAATTTACACAATGTTGTAATTCAGCCCCATTGGCCATCTTCCTAGTATGCACTgggacattaataattaatatggtTGCATTGTTTGCCAGTTTTATTTACACCCTTGTTGATTTTGTTGTTAATGTTCACTGATTTTCTTGTAATCTCAGGATATTTCTTAAAGTGACTGGTTAGATTGTGACCCTTATTGTGTTACATATACCAAgtcaggaatagttcaccccaaaattaaaatgttctcaACCTAACACcattcaaaatgtagatgagtaaGTTTATTCACTGGAACAGATTTGGTTTacagtagcattacatcacttgctcaccaatggatcatctgcagtgaatggttgccgtcagaatgagagtccaaacagctgataaaaacatcacaataagcgagtaatccacactactccagtccattaataaatttcttctgaagtgaaaagctgtgtgtttgtaatacaCAAATCCATCAgtaagacgttttttttttttgtttttttttcaaactgttgcttctatTCAATATGAATCCATAATACTTCTGTTTGGACtcgcattctgacggcacccattcactgcataggaaTCCACtggggagcaagtgatgtaatgctaaatttctctgatTATTTTTAAGGTAGTTTTAAGGttgttaatttagttttttgtctcAGGGTGTTCGTGTGATCATGTCAGAAATGTAAAACAAGCACTTTTTGCAATATGCACATTATGCCAAAAACATGAGAAAAATCACTGTTAGAAATGTTCTATGATGTTTGCGTTTCTCAACTAAACTGTGAGCATTACAGCTCCCAAGGTTGATTTTGAATAGAGGCCATCTCAGCTGTCATTTATGGAGACCTCTATGTGTGCTTGCAGCTCATTTCTCAAGTCACCATAATGCAATGTGTAGCCCCTGGTAGAGACAGACCGTAAGATCTGAACACACATGGGGCAAATTCTCATAAATGTCAATTTCCTAGTTTACGCTCTAGTAATGTTCCAGCCTCTGGAGCATAGCAATGTCATTCATGTGTTTTAACCAGCTGATGTCACCAGTCTTTAATTCAGTGCACTAGCAGAATGATGCATGAGTACACATTGAGCTTTCACAGAAAAATCAGTGAGGCACACTCTAAATATGACCTATGGCCTCCTAAACATACACTATGCTGCAAGAGGGCCGTCTCATGGAACATTAAGTCACATGCTTGTTCAGAAAAAAATACACGATTTATGACAATTCAACTGTTGTCATTCTGCTGAATTGTCATAATATATAgggataaatatatttgtaaaatgtataggcatgcatataaaatataggagtattttaattttcatataaatatCAAATTAGGGCTATTGTTAAATACACTGATTTATATAATTTAGccaatacattttatagaataATGTTTATTGaccaaaagtttttattttatttatttttttgtttgttttattacttttgtatGTTCCATTTTTTCTCCATGAATTACTTTGTGTTTTGTAATATGCTGTAAAAAGTAGTTAACTGCAATTGTAACCTTAAAGAGCTATTTCTATAACTGATTTAACCCATGAAAAATAGTTTTgttgtcaaataatatttttgaaaaccagttagatgtcatattttttttcagtgtagttgtACTGTTCAAATTAAAAAATCTGTTATGAACTGGTTGCATTGTGACAAATTACCCCATatagtgtgacaacatgccccactaTACAGTACATCAAAGTGGTTTAAATGAACTCCCGGGCAACAATATTAGAAACCACTTTTTGAAGtcaggtttgtgtgtgtacagaaagtgagttaaaaaaaaaaaccctaagcgATGGTTAGCTATGCTTCTACTAGTGGTCTGCCTTATACATATATTGCATATCAATATCTTAAGATATAGACCTTATGAAAACTTCCCTGTGACAAGTAGTCCTAATCTGAGTTTGATAGTTATATGTTTGTATAATAAGCAGGTTatattgtgacaacttaccccactATATGGGTTAATAATATGTGTTAAAGAACTGTATATTTTTCACTTGTTAATAACAATAAGAACAGTGTTTTTGAAGCCAAGACTTTAAGGTTTGTGTCAGACACTGTCTTTCAAAAGATTCAGTATAAAAGTGTGACTAGGCCTGGTCttacataaacatatacatatattgcaTATAGACTCAAAATAAAGACCCTGTTCTCCACTATGCAAAcatatttacaattatattttaggtaTTGATTGCCCACCCCTGGCAATAACTTTTCTGATTATATGAACATAGAAACAACTCTTTTGAAGCCAAGACATTAAGGCTTGTGTCTATACAGAAACcgactttcaaaaataaaacaaaattattcaGTATAACATTTTTCATGGTGTATTGTGACATTGTATTGTGAAAAAGCAATCAAAGATACATTTTAGTGGATAGGCATCTTCGGATGTTTTCTAAATTGTATTTTCAAGAATGTTTTAATGATGTTAATTTCTAGGATAATTAATTTGGGACACAGCTTGGGCATGCATTCTGTATAGGGTGCGTCATAGACATAAATCTCACGAGGAGAACAGCATGAAAGTGTTTGATCAGACTTCATTTTCCCCGCACGACACTAGTAAACCTCCCTCCCTTCCCCCTCACatcccctcctctcctctcctctcctctcttcttctcGTCTATGCAGCTTGTCATAGAGGCTGACGGAGCATTGAGGCGAGCTGAGCGCGGCGCGCGGGTCGAACAGGAAGAGCTTCCCTTAATTAACGGAGCGCGAGCCCTACAGGAATGCCAGCGAGACGCTGTTTAGAGAAGGTAGGCgatacctttattttttattattttaagatgaCAAATAACATATAAGACCTAAGACATGCAACATCTTTTCCGAGTGCTTGTCATGCTGACTACTTTTTTTGAGCCTGAATACCAGGAAACGCTTTACTATTCTGTTCGTTGCTGTTGTTCACGCTTCGTTTAGCTCTTCAGATGAAATATTACAAGTATTTCTGATTGGATAAAACGCACTTTTAGAAATATTTCGGTGGTTAAAACGATTAATGAACCTAAATACTATTTATAAACATCAAAAGTAAGTACTCGTAAtttaactgaaaatatttttgttactttaattGTGAAAATCGATGATCGACTTTGCGATAAGACTTGTAGGATAGACAATAGAAATCTTGAAATAACGTGCTGTAGTTACCAGGTTGAGTTATGCTTAAAAGTTATGCTTAAAACGTGACAGACAGTGTGtgttaattacttttacaattatCAGTTGTGCTAAATATAACCTATACATGGTCTCATCTTTGTGGTCCAATATAATTCCACTGAAATGTATTGCAACCCCTTCCCATCTGGTCAGGCattacatttctctctctctctctctttcatggaTGTTAAAAAACCTGCTATTTCTGTAGATTCCAGTTTTGCCATCAACATTTTGACAAATTACACTAAACCATACATTCAATTATGTTCTCTTCCCTCAAAATATTtgtgttaataaaaatatttctatacTATTTTCTGTTGTATTTGAAATGAAACGTTTTATTGCCTGATATAAATTGTTGTCTTCATCTTCATACCGCAGGGATGCTATAGCCAACATGCTAGGAGATGAACAAATGAATAGAAGTTGAAATGGCTGATCTTAAAGTTTTCTTTTGTGGTCAAGACGCTGTCCAAACTGATCACCTTGACTGGTCCCTAAAACACCAACAAATTCATCACTCAGTGTGTGCAGATGAAAGCGCCCTTTCCAATGAAGAGTGCTACCAGGCGTATCTAGAGGAGAATGTTAATGAGGTGAACAGGCTTTCAGAACCAAGGACAGCGCCTCTGTCAATTGGACGACTCTGCAAACTCAATGAATGGGGATTTGATGAAGAAGTTGAGGTATGTTACGATGAGCAGTTTGAAACAGCTTTTCCTGGTGTGCCTGCCTTTACTGACCATAAAGACAATCAGTTGTTAGCAGAGGAgaccaactatgacaacttcagTTGGAATTCATCCAAAGATCTCCAAGAAGGCGCCCCAGAATACTCCCTGTTGTCAGCTGATGATTTCATGGTGGATTCATCAGAAAAGTCTGTGGATTATGGATTTATAGGTGCCGTTACATTTTTAGTTACTGGGATCTCCTTGGTTGTCATATCTTACACAGTCCCACGTGACGTTAAAGTGAATCCCGATACCGTTTCTGCCCGGGAGATGGAGCAGTTGGAGAGGGAGAATGCCCAGGTGGGTGCTCACCTGGACAGATGTGTGATTGCAGGGCTGTGTCTCCTCACACTCGGTGGTGTGGTACTGTCAACCCTGTTGATGATTTCCATGTATAAAGGGGAGATGATCAGGAGACAAGCATTTGCTTACTCCAAGCACCAAGCCAGACTCTATGGCTCTATGAATTTTAGAAGTGGCGCGAGCCCAACTGGTGCTCCTTCGCTTTTGTCCCTTGATGAAGATGAAGGTCCTGTTGAAGTCTTAAGTTTAAGCTGACTCAGCTTCTTGACTTGTTATATCCATACTAAAACATGATCAAAACAGCTTTGTAATACTGAGGACCCactgtaaaacacattttgtcataaaaaagaaaaaaaaaaacaatattgttcaTGTCATACTATCTAAACTTATTTTAAACTACTAAATTACTACTAAATTTGAGTCAAATAAACTTGACTACAAAGGTGTCATACAACAAAGGTAATTTTAAGGGTCCAATCAGGTTAAAATACTAcactttttacattgtacttaatggacaaaattaaatgttacatCTATGAAAATGTAACATACCAACATGGACATGGCCCTGtttatgtgaaaaatatttttgtgtgagtCTGTGTATTTTTCCAAAGCATATGTTAATGTAAAGAGTGCTTTACAAGTGCAGTGATATAAGCCTCAGTTTCTTTCAGTATGAAGCTTTTAACTATCATAGGACCACTCAGCTAAATTGCCAAATGTACATTTGTGTCATATTTAGCCAGTTTTCAcaatggaaaagaaaaaatacttttcccttttttttcaggCTTGGCAGTCTGTGTCTGACAGCTGACTTAATCATCAGTCATTGTATGAAAACCTCTCTCCAATCAGGAGGGACAGAGAGATTTATTCCAATGCTTCTGAAGCCAGTTAAATCTAtatatttgcatttgcatttgtgtaaaaaaaacacaataaacagcTTTGCAACAGTACAGGGAACATTAATGCACACCAGGGAGGtttgaaataatttttgtgaGATTTATTTAGAGAATATCTGTGCTTTTAATGCTCATAAAATGAGGGAAATGTGTGAGCAGatgtatctctttctctctcatcagTGTGCGTGTGTACAAGAAGAATCTCATGGGAAATGACTGCTTTCTGAAGTTTCTCCTTCCCAATAGAAACTAACCCTCGTTAGAGTCACACATCATAACATGTAATGGCCTGAAAGAACCAAATCCAGAATGCAAAAGGCACGTAAATCCATTGTGTAGGCTCTCATTCCCCAAAGCACAAGCTGTTAGAAACAAGTAAAGAGAATTAACCTGAAACAGGCTAATATCAAACCAACTACACAAGGTAAAAATCTAATTgataaaggattagttcactaaAAGTAATAACTAAAGATAATTTACTGGTCCTCACACTGTTTCAAACATTTGTGACTATTCCTtgtgcaaaataatattttgaagaactgtttctgtgcatacaatggaagtcaaacgGGTACAAAACTACAACAtggaaatatgaaataataaatagaaattcctacatttttttcttcttcttttatgtttttatgatttattattagcaATCATGGAAACTTTTCAtaccacaaaaggttctttatagtggacaaATAATCTTTGAAGATCTAAAAGATTCTCTGTGCAACTAAAAAAGGTTCCCCCAAAAACCGTTTTTAAGAATAaagaatacaggtttggaaaactAAGGGTGACTATAGACTAACATAGCAAAATTTAGGCATATAAGCCTCAGGTTGCagttcaagagaaaaaaaaatgaccaatGATGTGCCAATGATGCTTTGATGAAGGCTTCTGCTGAGGAGTACAGTCCATATAAGAAACGCTTACTGAGGACCGGATCAGATTATCCCTCCCTATACACCAGCATTGCAGCAAAGATTCCTGACACCAGTGTTCTTTTCATCCCATTTCTACTTGACAGCACATACATGAGTGTTTTAATAGCCCCCTGTGTGTCTGTTTGCATGAGAATACTCAAGGGTATCGTTAGACGTTTAAACAAACGCTTGTAGAAAATTGCAGCTATTAAATCTACATGTTACTTCCATCACCTGTGGTTTTAATAAAGCTTAATAGTTCACAGTGAAACAGACTCAGAATTATGCTTCTGATATGGGTGAAGACTGATGGGTTGTGGTGGGGGGATGTGGAGAGAAAGTTGCGCATATTTTAATGTCATGTATTTTTAGGTTGCACACATAGGTGTGGATAGCATTTAATGAAATGTCAACAATgccataccaaaaaaaaaaaaaaaaaaactgttttaaatgtcatttctCATTCTCTGGCTGTCTCTAGCTCTCTTTTGTTGCTTTTTTAGCCTGTCTAATACACTCTAACCAGCACTCTGTATAATAACTCAATCACCTGGGGCCACTGGCATCAGGAAATGGGGCTAAATTGATTAAAGGGTCAGTATGGGTCAGGGAGTGGGTGTGGACATCATCTCAAGGGACAAAGATATGGTCATGTGCACGTACACACAATACAACTAATAGCTGTGCCATATAATAAATCTGTGGTGCAGTGACATGCTAACATATCATCTCGCTCATTCTTCCGATAAGAAACCGGACCAAGCCAGTCTGAGTGGAAAgaagtcattaaaatgaagtcCAGTCCAGACTGTATGTGAGATTGAGATGGAGTTGTCAGTTATATGTCATGTGAGTGACCTGTCAGCCAGTTCATCCGTTCTTCTGTTCTCTTGACCATTTGTGCGGTTTAATAGCCTGTTCGACAAAATGATTTTTGTTACCTAGAGTTTGTTGCATTGCAACAGTAAAGATAAGATGTAAAAAGTCAGCAACCATGAAGTATCTTGGTGAAAAGGCACTAGTTCATCATTCATCGCTTTGATTCGGAAGCTCGTTGTGTATCATTGAGACCAAAGAATGAAGTCAGCAGCCTTAGTCACAAGGCTACAGGAAACAGAAAGTCGGGTCGCTGCATAATAATGTAGCAACCATGCTTATTTCAATGGGATCTGAATTTATGACACAGCAACGTCAGAGGCAGTTTCTCAAATTAGGTGGTGGAAATAAAGGCACCTAGGGGCAAAAAACCACTTTGCTCTATAGATAATTTCTGGGACCCTCATTGTGCCTTGTTGATGATGTATTACTGTGACCTACTGTACTGTAGTGAAGAGTTTTTCAGAAGTTCAACATTATAATAACAAAGCCTGTTAGTGAGCCTGAAAAGAGACAGTCAtcatttgattaaatatacatgATGGCATTTTCAAATTAGATTTTTACACTTTTGGAAGATGAAAAACAGCCTTTTCAGTAAAGTTTCAACACAGCTTTTCTTTACCAGATTGAATTATGCTTAGCTAATAGGCTGTTAGCTTGCCAACTAAATGAAAAGCGTAGACACACAGAATGGGGAATGTTTCATTTCACCATGTTTGTATGGTAATATAACATGATATATTATTTAAAGAACTTTAATATGCAAATTTAATTATAAACACAGCATAAAgcgattttttgttattttgaattcagaacagaatagaataccCATAACAAAAGCCAATGCAAGGTTTCTAAAGTTTTGAGCAACCTGATCTCATAGGAAAGTGTAACTACTTTACACTGTGATGATTGAAAATGAATTTATCTGATTGAAtcgtataaaaatgttttttttttttttttttttttgaaaaaactaacaaacatgaAGGTCCAATTCTAAACATAACCATCTCTGGGACATGTGCAGATCATATGGAAACATACAAATGTAATCGTAAACTCATATGAATTAGCCACCAATTCACAAAAACTTAATATAGTTACAAATAGCTATGAGATTTTGCTTGTTTTGAGGCTGTTCTTACCTGTAGTAAATGATATACAATTTTGAAACTGGAAGCGTGATATGTGAGGTGCTTTAATTATAACTCCATAACGATGGATCATGAGTCAATAAAAATTTTGTATTTCCTTTCAGTTCTGCAATTACTGTTTTCATACTTAGATGGTGAAGATGTTGGGGTTGCTGAGAAACCTTTTCACCAATTTCTAGCATCATTTCTTTACCTGTTTTCTTCGGGTAATAAATCCCATGAGAGATGTGGCACCTTTCACATGCCAGCAGAGAAAAAGTGGAGTTGGGGGTGTCAGGTGATGCTTAAACAAGAGAAAGATACCTTACAAAAGACATCAACAATACAAAAAGTAAAGCCACATCACTTTCTTTttgtgaaaagaaaaaagtacTTTTCAGCCATTAAAATTCAAGTTGAACTTCGCATCAGTCATAGTAAAAATCCTTCAAGGATTCGTGTGTCTGTTTCACCAACAGTGAATGCCTTACCTTGTTGCCTTCTTGTGCCTGTCATTACGCAGTATATGGATCTGCAATGATTGGTTGGTGAGTTAATGAGAGCCAGCTGGGATCACGTTTGCATCGCCCACACAGCAGtgtccctttctctctcttttctgtccTGTAAGGGCACATATCCATAGAAACCAAGTTTCCCTTGTTGCTAAGGAAAGAACCCTGCTTCAACCCAGTTTGAATTTGTGTAACATAAATTTTGAAGGTAATACTGCTGAGGTTTGCTGCTGAGTTAACTTTGTGTTTCTAATTTAAAGCCTCAAAGAAAACAAGTTCTGGTTGCTATTTTTCATCCATTACACAACAGAGCTAGTGGCGTAAATGATGTTTTCCCACTGAAACTGCTTCTACAGTTTACCAGAAAGTTTGCTTTAGAGAGCTCATTAATGTGCATGTAGACTCTAGACAGTGATGCATGGCACACAATATTGGAGGCAGTGATGTCTTTTCAGGTTTTTATGAACAGGCCAGGTAAACTGTTAGACAATTTGTGCAAATCAGTCCCTTATATGTGGTGAATGAAAAGAGCTGACTCATGAAATTATCATGTGGTGAGTTTCAAAAGTGTAGCCTATAGAAAGGGGAACTTCATAACCTGCACCCCATAATTCTGTGAGATGCATAATTTAGCACTGAGAGCAAAgttagattaatctcactgtgggAAAGCTTTAGTTACATTCTTTTGATTTATGCTGCTATTATGCTTCATGCTAGGTTTCTCTCAGGCTTTGTCAATAAAGCTGGAGGCAAGAAGATGAGAAGTTTCCATTCTGTATTGATCTCATTTTTTAAGTGCACAGAGCACAGGTACTGAAATTCTTAAACACCAGAGTGTTTATGACCTCTTTTTCCTGACACATTGCTGGGTTTCACAATACTTAATAGGGTGACGTCCTCTTCTCACTGGACATATCCTCTTTTTGGACCTAAAAAAAGTGTCCGGCCGGGATTTCTTAATCGCCCAAAATGTCCGGgatttggttgttttttttattctcacgGTCTCGCTGTATTACTGTCCATTGCCGCCTGCTCCCACAAAGTGTTTTGCTCCCGCGATTTTTGTGCCTACTATAATTTTGGCGCATTTGGGACCCAATCACACGCACTCTGTGTAAAGGAAGCACATCTTACAAGATCAGATATTTGTCATCGGATATTTGTTATCAGATGTTGAGTTCGGGATGTGTTGAGCAGCAGATACTCCAGAATGGTCTTGTCAGTCATCTCTCCTTATTCTTGACCTGTGATTAGTCAGATCTGACTCCCGCAGCTCTTGTTGGATGAAGGGTTGCCAAGTCTTTGGACTCAACTAGTGGTCTGTTATGTCAAAAAGTGCAAGATAGACGCTCTGGCTGCATCTAGTGTATGTGTGGTTTTGATAACTTACAGAGAGGCAGATATGAGCTGTGTGTCATCTGAAGGTCCAGATCCAGTCACTGTCCTTTACCACAGCTACTCCAGACAGATTTGTGATCTGTGTGCGACTCAGATGCTCGGCTCTTTACTGAGGTATAAAAGCTGCCATCGGTTAATTAGGATTTGACAGATGAAATCAACCCTCACTTGAACTATTGTCTTGAACTATGTCTCCTCCTTTGATATTTTTACTTTAGTCACTGTCACTATGGTTACAGGTGATAGTCATAATAGAATACTGGCTTGACTTCAGTTGAACATTCATACAGAGTATTTAAGCCTCTATTACAAGCTGCTTTGTAAACAGGATATTTTGAGACTCACCTATGAGTAAAGACGGTTGTAAGTCCCAAACACTGACAGTGTGAATGTAACCTTAACTGCAGGCTTTCTACAGACAGAAAAACCAGCGCAGACTCCACTGATGCCATTTTAATGATGTTATCTGATGATTTGAAATTACTGGTGCATTTAGTTGTCTGGAGCCCTGAAACATAAACACTGCTGTTACAACACAGAGaatgttttgtgtatgttttcatTTTGGAcctggttttcttttcttttttttctttttttttttatagcttttcgCAGCCATGGATAAATGAATATGTGAATGAAAGAGTCTGATATCAAGGGGTTACTGagattaaggtcagtagtatgcGACTGAAGGGAATTtctacactttcaacggtgtatAAATAcagttatgtatttttatttgagtCTACATGACCAGCACAAGACAGATGCAAGGGGTCAGTAAACAGTTTTTGTTGCAGAGATCTCTGCTTTTTCTCCAGGGCAAGACTAAATCAAATTCAGCTTCCTTTCTGTTTTATtgcaatatcaaataaaaaatgt
Protein-coding regions in this window:
- the LOC132104665 gene encoding transmembrane protein 74-like; this encodes MADLKVFFCGQDAVQTDHLDWSLKHQQIHHSVCADESALSNEECYQAYLEENVNEVNRLSEPRTAPLSIGRLCKLNEWGFDEEVEVCYDEQFETAFPGVPAFTDHKDNQLLAEETNYDNFSWNSSKDLQEGAPEYSLLSADDFMVDSSEKSVDYGFIGAVTFLVTGISLVVISYTVPRDVKVNPDTVSAREMEQLERENAQVGAHLDRCVIAGLCLLTLGGVVLSTLLMISMYKGEMIRRQAFAYSKHQARLYGSMNFRSGASPTGAPSLLSLDEDEGPVEVLSLS